A section of the Paenibacillus odorifer genome encodes:
- a CDS encoding Crp/Fnr family transcriptional regulator, whose protein sequence is MKSIHDPNLISHYITQFNLDQVFTTSTHALIQLLVYEQNEIILREGDELDGIYFQVEGRTKVSSSVGTGKSLLLRFCSPLSLFGDIEYVQEVVIQSQVEAVQQTTLLFIPKQKVESDLMDNHRFKDLLLKHLSYKLLTCTSASRTNLLGSVEERFASYLLTIQLQREFGKEIQTPYIPDIASLIGTTPRHLNRVIQRLTDMEILYKVKQEIVVLDWERLDELSNGIRFE, encoded by the coding sequence ATGAAATCTATTCACGATCCAAATCTGATATCACATTACATTACACAATTTAATCTAGACCAAGTATTCACGACGTCAACACATGCTTTAATCCAGTTACTTGTCTATGAGCAGAATGAAATCATTTTGCGTGAGGGCGATGAGCTGGACGGAATTTATTTTCAAGTGGAGGGGCGTACCAAGGTTTCTTCTAGTGTGGGGACGGGAAAATCCTTGTTATTACGTTTCTGCTCACCCTTGTCATTATTTGGGGATATTGAATACGTGCAGGAGGTTGTGATCCAATCCCAAGTTGAAGCGGTACAACAAACCACCCTCTTATTTATCCCCAAACAAAAGGTTGAGTCTGACCTAATGGATAACCACAGGTTTAAAGACTTGTTGCTGAAACATCTTTCTTACAAGCTTCTAACCTGCACATCCGCATCCCGAACGAACTTGCTGGGCTCTGTAGAGGAAAGGTTTGCAAGTTATTTATTGACCATTCAACTCCAACGGGAGTTTGGAAAAGAAATTCAGACACCCTATATCCCAGATATAGCCTCTTTGATTGGGACTACTCCCCGCCATTTAAACCGTGTTATTCAGCGACTCACCGACATGGAAATTTTATATAAAGTTAAGCAAGAAATTGTTGTACTCGACTGGGAGCGTCTGGATGAATTATCTAACGGAATAAGATTTGAATAG
- a CDS encoding HAD-IIB family hydrolase, which translates to MKFIFDLDGTICFSGKPLSEFIVQALDSLIEKGHEVIFASARPIRDLLPVLPAHMHHFSMVGGNGAFIAKGGEVISTIHFDPQTADNLLNLIEEFDATYLIDSHWDYAYSGSADHPIRRNVDPEQRAKNVTPSELDEIVKVVILSSLNGEQLIHKLQNLPIVIYQHGQEDIMDISPQGVNKWTGLKNLGIELQQFIAFGNDANDIEMFRHSAHSVCVGDHITLGEVATEKVSSGEEQIVRKIMELAGGLR; encoded by the coding sequence GTGAAATTTATTTTTGATTTAGATGGGACGATTTGTTTTAGCGGCAAACCATTGAGTGAATTTATTGTACAAGCCTTGGATTCTCTAATTGAAAAAGGACATGAGGTTATTTTTGCGTCAGCCCGGCCTATTCGTGATTTATTGCCTGTGTTGCCTGCTCATATGCATCATTTTTCTATGGTTGGCGGGAATGGTGCGTTTATTGCAAAGGGTGGGGAGGTTATTTCGACGATACATTTTGACCCACAGACTGCGGACAACCTCCTGAATTTGATTGAAGAATTTGATGCAACTTATTTGATTGATAGTCACTGGGACTATGCATATTCGGGTTCTGCAGACCATCCCATCCGGAGAAATGTAGATCCAGAACAACGCGCCAAAAATGTAACTCCATCGGAGCTGGATGAGATTGTGAAGGTAGTTATTTTGAGCAGTCTGAACGGGGAACAACTTATTCATAAGCTGCAAAATCTGCCGATTGTGATCTACCAGCATGGACAAGAAGATATTATGGATATAAGTCCCCAAGGCGTAAACAAATGGACAGGACTAAAAAATTTAGGCATAGAACTGCAGCAATTTATTGCTTTTGGTAACGATGCTAATGATATAGAAATGTTCAGACATTCCGCACACTCGGTTTGTGTTGGCGATCATATAACCTTGGGAGAAGTTGCAACGGAAAAGGTTAGTAGCGGT